The candidate division TA06 bacterium B3_TA06 genome includes a region encoding these proteins:
- a CDS encoding tRNA pseudouridine(38-40) synthase TruA has translation MEGGSRSRRGCLRGCTGYRYPSYRDQRQAARMGAVFSECGSSGCSRGGEMRLAAVIEYDGTNLFGWQIQPERVTVQGEIENALKQITGEEIRITGAGRTDAGVHALAQVASFDYKESLPPDRLQIALNSVLPRSIFIKSIEEVSDSFDAKRDAASKLYRYRIIRARSPLRRAAAWEYHYPLDISKMRAAIDLLVGEHDYAALCEVEDPRPSITVGSVDIREEGDEIIIEVKGRSFLYKMVRRMVGVMTECGRGMIEPQIIPELFNRTKPVQTITAPANGLVLVKVVYPKEA, from the coding sequence ATGGAAGGAGGTTCCCGAAGCCGTCGCGGGTGTCTTCGGGGATGCACAGGGTATCGTTACCCATCCTATCGAGATCAAAGGCAAGCAGCCCGGATGGGTGCTGTTTTCAGCGAGTGTGGTTCTTCTGGCTGCAGCCGTGGTGGTGAGATGAGGCTTGCGGCTGTTATAGAATACGACGGCACAAACCTCTTCGGCTGGCAGATTCAGCCGGAGCGGGTAACGGTGCAGGGCGAGATCGAGAACGCCCTTAAGCAGATTACAGGAGAAGAGATTCGAATAACCGGCGCCGGACGCACCGATGCAGGGGTACACGCCCTGGCTCAGGTGGCGTCTTTCGATTACAAGGAATCGCTTCCTCCTGATCGCCTCCAGATAGCATTGAACTCGGTTTTACCCAGATCGATCTTCATCAAATCTATTGAGGAGGTTTCGGATTCCTTTGATGCGAAGCGGGATGCTGCATCTAAACTCTATCGCTACCGTATCATCCGTGCTCGCTCGCCTTTGCGGAGAGCCGCCGCCTGGGAGTATCACTACCCTCTGGATATATCTAAGATGCGAGCCGCCATCGATCTCTTGGTCGGGGAGCACGACTACGCAGCACTCTGTGAGGTCGAGGATCCACGCCCTTCTATCACCGTAGGCTCAGTGGATATCAGAGAGGAGGGCGATGAGATAATCATAGAGGTGAAGGGGAGATCCTTCCTTTACAAGATGGTTCGAAGGATGGTGGGGGTTATGACCGAGTGTGGACGCGGTATGATAGAACCGCAGATCATACCAGAATTGTTCAACCGCACCAAACCTGTGCAGACCATCACTGCCCCTGCAAACGGCCTGGTGCTTGTGAAAGTAGTCTATCCTAAGGAGGCGTAA